The Labeo rohita strain BAU-BD-2019 chromosome 19, IGBB_LRoh.1.0, whole genome shotgun sequence genome window below encodes:
- the znf865 gene encoding LOW QUALITY PROTEIN: zinc finger protein 865 (The sequence of the model RefSeq protein was modified relative to this genomic sequence to represent the inferred CDS: deleted 2 bases in 1 codon) — protein sequence MFQFGKYPMDILEMLSGHQAHQFKGLGLERQLQHQQQVQLQHQQQLQQQQQQQSEASGGLLSGLGLGSLQGSRSNAFADSSSLFAKMSAPPPPLPQQTQSSSSQSTRKSSKMSSSSGSGSSASGYPQFLRTFHPAEAALAQEQLHSGMGRFDFGGGSTGGGSGVIGGVVTSAPPPPPLHPGLSVPQPSPGPSSSSPSPSSSTTTSNNPPSSSSSVAGLVGAQSDARSLHQQFSCMLAANQYLFSGVPTNASLEQFLVQQGPHNHLGLADSNTGLAPPPALHPSHTHGHPTPQPQQQQQQLPPHALSHPHSHAHPHHPLHPAPQPSPLGGFDFQGIPVLSSNQLASLMQQEAGLPLPLPLHLSVPKDDGKGDSGSGAGGSGGSGSRRKKAMAGYLPQRKTDNNSSSSTSSANCHASSGAHGHDGSSGLVGGGGGVGMRGLGGDPSSILSSSTPSSSSSTVSSSSSSAPSSNSASVLVSNISQTPKPENQQSMTPNITQPEQEPLFHCGECGKSFTHLPSLRRHIRCHEEDGGGPNSSTNTNPSHQHQSDLPHSTQDGIAQNAHHQHENTDPMSSACSSPDKSYCCNECGKGFKKRGHLLQHGVIHSGARPYACSVCERSFNRRESLTRHEKIHEEKPYRCPACGRCFRESTSLLNHAASGNCGKPGRRSRSSDGSSISSVEGKVENDFPGGQMDDTKELVFCKNEDSAAGLPCDSMYSQGRSVNQNPVGKTEEKYNPEYSRDPYQTPYRVDDYRRPQGNPSSYSGESCTNSMSSPALRKAPLAPTLHPHPQNQQHHHQPQSHLPLSSLLDDSEDEVTSSAMSAIAAAAAASVLPAEMNSTGGREERRDIIGGLLGGLGFGSMGASSSTSAGNGGNEECLSGSMIPLSHPTQQQPNSQNANNPNAKPKRPRKPRQKREPRPGGAPGEGVKRRRSNGAAGDGSERPYLCTVCGRGFSRRETLRRHERVHTGEKPFHCDICGKDFREPFHLTKHQTVHSGEKNYKCTLCGKDFGYAQSLKRHEKLHLRGDFKPRRSKTKSANANQGAPANQDQADQTNQTNPGAYYSYSQDKVQGSNASTSNQPPPKLYTCEICWKSFRHHFHLTAHHQAIHEHGGEKLFSCEVCGKAFSYSNSLTRHRLSQHGLTRTGPTTQPTGSESIGTAPSVSESEAATNALLHITPESGSHGVQQPHSTIALTQHPQPAGYSPLFYTPESGHHNSNVTSHPQHLHYSNPTMGPLQLQQPISGKQLIYSGVPSNTVHSTPPHIHISPPQHSQHHQQQHPFSMQSQHLQQSPQAQGDATQRKKKKKKKKYKLASSMQLMTGFSAYEIARRHMYLKRKKCRLQQQLKRKKWMAQLKWAKFTGGGLGLNVGGGTWRVGRLRFRGLRSLIVPLKSYSCPVCPFTTFSSRVTLSVHRVTRHPPRKHGRQTRLRCIVCGKRSRRLLMALRHRAHHLSQGAFSCSRCPSRFWNGTLLQRHKFACRRVSRGIRMSIKGTNVQKAEDPTERSTVVTGYRH from the exons ATGTTCCAGTTTGGAAAGTACCCTATGGACATTTTAGAAATGCTTAGTGGACACCAGGCTCACCAGTTCAAAGGACTGGGGCTGGAAAGGCAACTGCAGCACCAACAACAGGTCCAACTTCAGCACCAGCAGCAGCttcaacagcagcagcaacaacagaGTGAGGCATCTGGTGGCCTCCTGTCTGGGCTTGGCCTTGGATCCCTTCAAGGATCTAGAAGTAATGCATTTGCAGATTCTTCATCCTTATTTGCCAAAATGAGTGCGCCCCCTCCACCTCTTCCACAACAAACTCAATCCTCATCCTCACAAAGCACACGTAAATCAAGTAAGATGAGCAGCAGCAGCGGGAGTGGCAGTTCTGCCTCTGGCTATCCACAGTTCCTACGCACATTTCACCCTGCTGAGGCTGCGCTAGCGCAGGAGCAGCTGCACTCAGGAATGGGGCGCTTCGATTTCGGAGGAGGAAGTACTGGAGGAGGCTCTGGGGTAATCGGAGGAGTTGTAACATCAGCACCACCACCGCCGCCCTTGCACCCTGGCCTCTCTGTTCCTCAGCCATCTCCTGGGCCATCCTCGTCATCGCCCTCCCCTTCGAGCTCAACCACCACTTCTAATAATCCCCCCAGCAGTAGCAGCTCAGTGGCTGGATTAGTCGGAGCCCAGTCTGATGCAAGAAGTTTGCACCAGCAGTTCAGCTGCATGCTCGCTGCAAACCAATACCTGTTTTCTGGAGTGCCCACTAATGCCAGTTTAGAGCAGTTTCTAGTTCAGCAGGGTCCCCACAATCATCTCGGACTTGCGGATTCAAATACAGGTCTTGCTCCTCCTCCAGCCCTCCATCCTTCCCATACTCATGGCCATCCAACTCCCCAGccccaacagcagcagcagcagctgccACCTCATGCGTTGTCCCACCCTCACAGCCATGCACATCCACACCACCCTCTACACCCTGCCCCCCAACCTTCACCTCTTGGTGGTTTTGACTTCCAAGGTATTCCTGTTCTTTCGTCAAATCAGCTGGCTTCCCTAATGCAACAAGAAGCAGGCCTGCCTTTGCCACTCCCACTTCATCTCTCCGTACCAAAAGATGATGGGAAAGGAGATAGTGGATCCGGGGCTGGAGGAAGTGGAGGTAGTGGCAGCAGGAGAAAGAAAGCCATGGCTGGCTACCTGCCCCAGAGGAAGACAGATAATAACAGTAGCAGCAGTACAAGCAGTGCTAACTGCCATGCCAGCTCTGGGGCACATGGTCATGATGGGTCCTCTGGTCTTGTGGGAGGAGGTGGAGGGGTTGGTATGAGGGGTCTTGGTGGTGACCCCTCCTCCATCCTCTCCTCGTCAACACCGTCCTCCTCTTCTTCAACtgtctcctcctcttcttcctctgCCCCGTCTTCAAATTCTGCTTCTGTACTGGTATCAAATATCTCTCAAACCCCCAAGCCCGAAAATCAGCAATCAATGACTCCCAATATCACACAGCCAGAGCAAGAACCTCTCTTTCATTGCGGAGAGTGCGGCAAGTCATTCACCCACCTCCCGAGCCTTCGGCGACACATACGCTGCCATGAAGAAGATGGTGGCGGCCCCAAcagcagcacaaacacaaacccAAGTCATCAGCATCAGTCAGATCTCCCCCACTCAACACAAGATGGAATTGCGCAAAATGCTCACCATCAGCATGAGAATACAGACCCCATGTCTTCCGCTTGCTCAAGTCCAGATAAGTCGTACTGTTGCAATGAATGTGGAAAGGGCTTTAAGAAAAGAGGGCACCTCCTTCAGCATGGCGTTATCCACTCTGGAGCTCGTCCGTACGCCTGCTCTGTCTGTGAGCGGTCATTTAACCGCAGAGAATCTCTCACTCGACATGAGAAAATTCACGAAGAGAAGCCCTACCGCTGCCCCGCTTGTGGTCGCTGTTTCAGAGAGAGCACTTCATTGCTTAACCATGCTGCGTCAGGTAATTGTGGCAAGCCGGGAAGAAGATCTAGAAGCAGCGATGGTAGCTCAATAAGTTCAGTAGAGGGCAAGGTTGAAAACGATTTTCCAGGTGGACAAATGGACGACACAAAAGAATTGgtattttgcaagaatgagGATAGCGCCGCAGGGCTGCCCTGTGACAGTATGTATTCACAGGGAAGAAGCGTTAATCAAAATCCTGTAGGCAAAACTGAAGAGAAGTATAATCCAGAGTACTCAAGAGATCCTTACCAAACACCCTATAGAGTTGACGACTATCGTCGTCCACAGGGCAACCCATCATCCTACTCTGGAGAGTCCTGTACCAACAGCATGTCGAGTCCAGCCCTCAGAAAAGCTCCTCTAGCCCCAACACTTCACCCACACCCTCAAAATCAGCAACACCATCACCAACCGCAGTCTCATCTGCCTCTCTCCTCTCTTTTGGATGACTCTGAAGATGAAGTCACCAGTAGTGCCATGTCCGCCATTGCTGCAGCTGCTGCCGCCTCTGTCTTGCCTGCTGAGATGAACAGTACTGGGGGACGAGAGGAGCGGAGAGACATTATCGGAGGTCTGTTAGGAGGGCTTGGTTTCGGGTCTATGGGTGCCTCTTCGTCTACATCCGCGGGAAATGGTGGGAATGAAGAATGCCTGAGTGGATCAATGATACCTTTATCTCACCCCACCCAACAGCAGCCTAACTCACAGAATGCCAACAATCCTAATGCCAAACCCAAGCGGCCACGGAAGCCCAGACAAAAAAGAGAGCCGAGACCCGGCGGGGCTCCGGGAGAAGGAGTAAAACGTCGGAGAAGCAACGGTGCGGCTGGAGATGGCTCTGAAAGGCCTTATTTATGCACTGTTTGTGGGCGGGGCTTTAGCAGACGTGAGACCTTACGTCGGCACGAGCGTGTGCATACAGGGGAAAAGCCATTTcattgtgacatctgtggtaAAGACTTCCGGGAACCGTTTCACCTTACCAAACATCAGACTGTTCACTCGGGGGAGAAGAACTACAAATGCACCCTCTGTGGAAAAGATTTCGGATATGCACAGAGTCTGAAAAGGCATGAAAAGCTGCACCTACGGGGGGATTTCAAGCCGAGGCGGAGTAAAACCAAATCTGCAAATGCAAATCAAGGGGCACCCGCTAATCAAGATCAAGCCGATCAAACCAATCAAACCAACCCTGGCGCTTACTACTCCTATTCTCAGGATAAAGTTCAAGGATCTAATGCTAGCACAAGCAACCAACCCCCTCCTAAGCTATATACATGTGAGATTTGCTGGAAATCTTTCCGCCATCACTTCCACCTGACTGCCCACCACCAAGCAATTCACGAACACGGAGGGGAGAAACTGTTTTCGTGTGAAGTGTGCGGAAAGGCATTTTCTTACTCCAACAGCCTGACCAGACATAGATTATCTCAACACGGTTTGACTCGTACTGGGCCAACAACGCAACCGACAGGAAGTGAATCTATTGGAACTGCCCCATCTGTCTCTGAGAGCGAGGCTGCCACCAATGCACTCCTTCATATAACACCAGAAAGCGGAAGTCACGGAGTACAACAGCCCCATTCAACCATCGCTCTCACACAGCATCCTCAGCCTGCTGGTTATTCGCCACTCTTCTACACTCCAGAATCAGGACATCACAATTCAAATGTGACCTCACACCCCCAACATCTGCACTACTCAAACCCCACAATGGGTCCCCTCCAGCTTCAACAACCAATCAGCGGGAAGCAGCTAATTTATTCAGGGGTTCCAAGTAACACTGTTCATTCCACTCCACCTCATATCCACATTTCGCCACCCCAGCACTCTCAGCACCACCAGCAACAGCACCCGTTTTCGATGCAGTCTCAACATCTACAGCAAAGCCCTCAGGCCCAGGGA GATGCCACccagaggaagaaaaaaaaaaaaaagaaaaaatataaactggCTAGCAGCATGCAGTTGATGACTGGATTTAGTGCTTACGAAATTGCCCGGAGGCACATGTATTTAAAACGAAAGAAATGCAGGCTTCAGCAGCAGCTAAAGAGAAAGAAGTGGATGGCTCAGCTGAAATGGGCCAAGTTTACTGGAGGAGGGCTTGGTTTAAACGTAGGTGGGGGCACGTGGCGTGTGGGGCGGTTAAGGTTTAGAGGCCTACGGTCTCTCATCGTTCCCTTAAAGTCATATTCTTGCCCCGTCTGTCCCTTTACCACTTTCTCAAGCCGCGTAACTCTTTCAGTGCACCGTGTAACCAGGCACCCGCCGAGAAAACACGGCCGCCAGACTCGCCTCCGCTGCATAGTCTGTGGAAAACGTTCTCGAAGGCTACTGATGGCTCTCCGCCATCGGGCCCACCACCTGTCTCAAGGGGCGTTCTCTTGCTCGCGATGTCCCTCTCGATTCTGGAACGGCACCCTCCTGCAGCGCCACAAATTTGCTTGTCGGCGTGTCAGTAGAGGAATCAGAATGTCAATAAAGGGGACTAATGTTCAGAAGGCAGAGGACCCGACTGAAAGATCGACAGTTGTGACAGGTTACAGGCACTAG
- the dbpa gene encoding D site albumin promoter binding protein a — MSRPISQLLPPDLPAGTSPQLGPANPAGTTTNGHLNNSMASLKSLLQLPIKGDQRGKDCCAEMKDKDKPIDSDEDSLGGVGGINGGNGTLRSTNQSAFLGPLLWERTLPCDGGLFQLQYMDLEEFLTENGMGCMPSGNTCSTAAQVPSQSTQSAVPSQSSQCPPSSSPPCSSSASSISSLSSSSSSSSLLGLDVPQGPGLLGGPECLHGAQTVPPDPSPSPSCPPPPVVPPTNVADVMVNFDPDPADLALSSVPGQEAFDPRRHRFTEEELKPQPMIKKARKMLVPDDQKDDKYWSRRYKNNEAAKRSRDARRLKENQISVRAAFLERENAALRQEVADMRKELGRCRNIISKYESRHGDL; from the exons ATGTCCAGGCCAATTTCTCAGCTTTTGCCACCTGACCTTCCAGCAGGAACCAGTCCACAGCTCGGTCCTGCTAACCCCGCAGGTACCACCACCAATGGCCACCTGAACAATTCCATGGCCAGTCTGAAATCCCTTCTTCAGCTGCCTATTAAAGGGGACCAGAGAGGGAAAGACTGCTGTGCTGAGATGAAAG ATAAAGACAAACCTATAGACTCCGATGAAGATTCATTGGGTGGAGTTGGGGGCATAAACGGTGGGAATGGCACCCTACGTTCCACAAACCAGTCCGCCTTCCTCGGCCCATTGCTATGGGAGCGAACGCTGCCGTGTGACGGCGGCCTGTTTCAGCTACAGTACATGGACCTGGAGGAGTTCTTGACAGAGAATGGAATGGGGTGCATGCCGTCGGGAAACACCTGCAGTACGGCGGCACAGGTCCCTTCTCAGAGCACGCAGTCGGCCGTACCCAGCCAGAGCTCCCAGTGCCCACCTTCTTCCTCTCCGCCCTGCTCTTCTTCCGCATCCTCCATCTCTTCCCTCTCCTCATCGTCTTCATCATCCTCTTTATTGGGTCTGGATGTGCCGCAGGGCCCTGGACTGCTGGGAGGTCCAGAGTGTCTGCAtg GGGCTCAGACTGTACCACCTGACCCTTCTCCAAGCCCCTCTTGCCCACCTCCGCCAGTGGTGCCGCCCACGAACGTGGCTGACGTCATGGTGAACTTCGATCCCGACCCTGCTGACCTCGCCCTGTCCAGTGTGCCAGGCCAGGAGGCGTTTGACCCGCGCAGGCATCGCTTCACAGAGGAAGAGCTGAAGCCTCAGCCAATGATCAAGAAGGCCCGCAAAATGCTGGTGCCAGATGATCAGAAG GACGACAAGTACTGGAGCCGACGCTACAAGAACAACGAAGCGGCAAAACGTTCTCGCGATGCCCGCCGACTCAAGGAGAACCAGATTTCAGTCCGAGCGGCGTTCTTGGAACGGGAAAACGCCGCCCTTCGCCAGGAGGTCGCCGATATGCGAAAAGAGCTGGGCCGCTGTCGCAACATCATCAGCAAATACGAAAGCCGCCACGGAGACTTATga